In Rhodamnia argentea isolate NSW1041297 chromosome 4, ASM2092103v1, whole genome shotgun sequence, the following proteins share a genomic window:
- the LOC115733742 gene encoding transcriptional corepressor LEUNIG-like, translated as MFVLVQPYLAWQHLLLTKLSRVWDADNPGYSLRTFMGHSTAVISLDFHPNKDDLICSCDWDGGIRYWSINNGSCSRVFRGGTALLRFQSHLGRYLAAATDNVVSILDVETQECRQTLQGHAKSISSVCWDSTGEFLASVSEDSVRVWAVGSGSEWDCVHELSCNGNKVHSCVFHPTYPSLLVIGCYQTLELWNMAENKTMALPAHDGLIAALAVSNLTGLVASASHDKTVKLWR; from the exons ATGTTCGTTTTAGTCCAACCATACCTCGCCTGGCAACATCTTCTTTTGACAAAACTGTCAAGAGTCTGGGATGCTGACAAT CCTGGTTATTCTCTTCGGACTTTTATGGGGCATTCTACTGCTGTTATATCTCTGGACTTCCACCCAAATAAAGATGATCTTATCTGCTCTTGCGATTGGGATGGTGGGATAAGATACTGGAGCATTAATAATGGCAGCTGTTCGAGGGTATTCAGG GGTGGCACAGCCCTGTTGAGATTCCAATCCCATCTCGGAAGGTATCTTGCTGCAGCGACAGATAATGTCGTATCTATATTGGATGTAGAGACACAAGAGTGCAGGCAAACTTTGCAG GGGCATGCTAAGTCAATCAGTTCTGTGTGTTGGGATTCGACTGGGGAGTTTCTTGCTTCTGTCAGTGAGGACTCTGTGAGAGTTTGGGCAGTTGGGTCAGGTAGTGAATGGGACTGTGTACATGAATTGAGCTGCAATGGAAACAAGGTTCACTCCTGTGTGTTCCACCCAACTTATCCTTCACTTCTGGTGATTGGCTGCTACCAG ACCCTGGAGCTGTGGAATATGGCCGAGAACAAGACAATGGCTTTGCCAGCTCATGATGGACTAATTGCTGCATTGGCAGTGTCAAATTTGACAGGCCTGGTTGCTTCAGCTAGTCACGACAAGACAGTGAAGCTGTGGAGGTGA